Proteins encoded by one window of Candidatus Saccharibacteria bacterium:
- a CDS encoding leucine-rich repeat domain-containing protein produces the protein CQLQGQLPLPRQLLISELDCWANQLTSLPELPASLQRLYCYSNQLTSLPELPASLQGLDCSSNQLTSLPELPASLQQLYCTGNHLDAATQARLRQRGFSY, from the coding sequence CTGCCAGCTCCAAGGCCAGCTGCCCTTGCCACGGCAGCTGCTAATTAGTGAGCTAGACTGCTGGGCCAACCAACTCACCAGCCTGCCAGAGCTGCCGGCCAGCTTGCAGCGGCTGTACTGCTACTCCAACCAACTCACCAGTCTGCCAGAGCTGCCAGCCAGCTTGCAGGGGCTAGACTGCAGCTCCAACCAACTCACCAGCCTGCCAGAGCTGCCGGCCAGCTTGCAGCAGCTGTACTGCACCGGCAACCACCTTGATGCTGCCACCCAAGCTAGGCTACGCCAGCGCGGCTTTAGCTATTAG